Genomic DNA from Salvia miltiorrhiza cultivar Shanhuang (shh) chromosome 1, IMPLAD_Smil_shh, whole genome shotgun sequence:
TTCCGCACCAACAACTTCATATTTTCTGGAGGACGTCTTATTGCTGCGGGAGGAGTCTCTCTGTGAAACAGAAGTTAGGCCACAAATTGACGTCTAGTGGAGATTCAGGAAGGTCATATTCACGCCTTctttttaaaaaggtagtatcATTCATCACTTTTTACTACACTATTCACCTAGCATTTTATGATTTCTGTTATTCTAGTTGTCTGATTGTTTATTTAGGACTCATGCAAAGTGAGACCTAGTTTGAGTTCTGGATTTTGTAAAGTTCTGCAACCTATCTGTTTGAGAGGTGTCAGTACAGCTGCTCAAAACGCAACGCTTAGCCAAAGTACACTTCTTGATACTGCTCCACGTGAAGATGGTTCCACCGCCGCCCTAAATCCATCAAATGGCAGAGTAATGCTCATTGATGGCACTTCAATCATGTATAGAGCCTATTACAAGCTTATTGGTATGTACAATGATCAGTGTATTCcgattaatttatataattatggACCCCTAAATGATTGTTCTGGAATTGCTGGTGTTgtgttcatttctttttcaattttattggGCGATGCTTACCATACATGACCAAATGCTAAGGAAGAGAAGTGAAAGTGAATTGGAGTTAATATGAGATTATTTGATCAAGAAAATATTAGAACTTATAGGCAGATCTAGTGTGATAAAACCTTCAacataactttttaattgttTAGTGATCATCAAGCACACTTGCTCCACCTGATACAAGATATGTTTTATTGTTGTTATATCACCACTTCGTTACTATTGTACATAGCTGGTTTAAGTGGGTTTTTTTCAGCCTTCTTTTGCCATAGAGTGCATATTGATTAAAAGCTGCTTAGTGCTTAAATAGGAATTATAGGAAAACAACAGAGAGACTATGTAATCCCTTTATATCAAATGGCCAACCCAACATGATGTCTAGGCATTCGCTAATTTCCTTGATAATCCATTTTCTGCAATATACTCTTATTGATAAAACAAGCTCATAATTTGTCCCTAaaacaaactaataaaaaacATAACTATAAATAAATTGTTCGACCAATTGACTTGATTTATGGTTATCTGAAAAGAACCCAGAAGGAATTCTATTTCTATTGAGAACTTTGATCAGCTCCACTGCCTATACGTATGCTAGCTTAGCTGTGGTTGTTGGGAGCTGGCTTTCTTCCTTATTCCTCTCCTCTCTTGATGATCTACTGCGAGTTTGGGCACTCATCATTTCTGTTGTTACATTCTGTTTCTTCAAGCCGCTGCGTGTATATGCCTATGCAGTAGCTAATTAACTTGTTATGGTTCTTTTATAGCGAAATTGCACCATGGTCATCTATCTCATGCTGATGGCAATGGAGATTGGGTCCTAACCATTTTCAGTGCGTTGTCTCTGGTGAGATTTCCTTAAGGGTATATATATCTGCCCAGTTCTTTTTCCTTGAAATTTAATAGTGAATATGACACAGTGTGTTAAGAATACGAGGATTATGTGATTTTCTTAGGGCTGTCTTAAGGCCACACCTTTCATGTTATATAAGACGCCTTTCTTAAGAAAAAGAATCTAGTTATAGCCTTTTTGTGTCTCACTTATATGCATGTTTATAtgttatctttattttttaactgCATAGTAGTTGGTTGAATATCCTAAGGAAGAATGCAAAGCATGGCCTGTAGTGTTTTTTGTTCTGTATCTCTATGTTCATTCTCATTTGTAATGTGAGGAGCTAACTATGTTATTCTCTCGGCTAGCcacctttattttcttttgatgCACAAAACTGCATTCCAAGAGTTTTCTGTTTATGCTAATATCACTCATCCTCTTTTAGAAATGAATGCTGATGTTTTCATGCTGCCTACTGAAAGAGTTATCTTGGATAAACagcataaaaatttattttccacACCTTGCTATCTGAAGCTTTGTGCAATAAAGAagttaattatgtaatttagcTAATAGAAGATGTACCTAAGGATGATTTCATTAAACAGCATGTTCTGCCCGGGTAAAGATCAGACTCATGTTAGTTTTGTAAATTGCTCCCTGATCTTCTATATTTTGTACTTTCTTTTAAGTTTTTTCACTGCCTTCTTGCAGATAATTGATGTATTGGAATATATCCCTTCACATGTAGCGGTATGTCCTCATTCTCCCTATAACTGGGgataattattttgtaaataGATCAGCCAACTTAACTCTTAATATTTATATCTCCTGTACCTGTAGTAGTGGTTTCATTTGTCTTTTCCCTTCATTCTAAGGTGTTTGAAGATGTGTTCTTTCTGGTCCACTTTGTCTATTAAAATATCTGCTCCTAGAGCTGAAAAAGATCTTTTACCATAATAATGAATATAGTAACCAATAGTAGCTAGAATAACTTCTTTGTTCATCCAAGAGTTGGATTTTTCGAATACTAGAAAATTTTGCTATAATTCTATTACAGATTGAAAGAGTTATATTTTAGCTCCTCTCAACACTGGCTGCCACTATTCACTCAACAATGTCACATATACCTGATGCTATCTCTATCTTCACGAGTCTCTTTATTTTCCTTCACtcttttattctcattttttgagGACCCTGTGTCATTTGATTTCTTTTCTGCCCACGTCAGTTTTGTGCCTTTTATGCACTGACCTATTGCTGTTGATGTGTCCGCTCTAACACAAGTTTTTTTCCCTTCTGTTTTTGCTTTTATTCCATCCGACGTCCAGGTGGTTTTTGACCATGACGGTAAGCTtgctttttaattatgttttattctCTTTATtccatttatttatatagttcCTAATTTTGCAGTTTATATCTTCTTTATTTTTAGCACTCGTCAATTATCTATGGTTATGTTCTGGTACTTGAGGGGCTGTGTGATATGCAAATATTGCAAAATCTTGTTTATTTTATCATTTATCAGGAATGGTCCAAGTTTGATTGGGTCTTTCTTTCTGTTGTCCGCCTCTAGGTTACTTTTTTGTTTCTTCAATTTTTAACAATTTATAGTTCCATATCTTTTAACTAAGGAGTTAAGCAAGCGATGAATACAGAACTCAGATTTATAAATAGTCATACTGTTGATCTCTTGTTTCTCTGTTGGAAAATTGCTGAAGTTTGATGTTTTTGTGACCTTGCCATGGTATAAACATCAATACTGGTTCACGTATTTACAATCGTCTAGAAGTACGCAACTGAGATAACTGTTACCCAGAAAGAGGAACTGTATGGTGTATTTTGATTTAATAAGGAGACTCATATAATTGAAATGCCGCTGGGTGATGTGACTTCAGCATCAGCTTTCAGTTCTATCTGGATTGTCTAATTTATTGGTCTTTGCGATATGATCAAATTGAGTAGATTTAGCTAAAAAATTTCTTTCACCTAAGTAGTGGGTACAGTTGGAAGAGCTCTGGGCTTGTAACTTCTGCTGCTTGTCAGAGCCCGTTTTGATTGGACCTGGGTGTCGTCGTGCCTGGTCATTGTGCATGCATGATGCATCTTTTCCTTTCTAATGGTTCTGTTTCAATTTAAGCTTGAACGAATCTCATTGGATCATTTAAACTAATAGACAATACTGAATTTGGTTAAGATGTTAGTGAAAAGGATAGATTGTTTGTTTTTTATAGAGAGGTTCTAAACATATGGAATCAGTTATCAgtttcctttatttttattaagttgTTGCTTCCAGCTAATGGAGAATATCCATCAAATTAATCATTACTTTTCCCATCTTATTTCATGCCTACTTGGGTGGAGGGTGGGGGAAAAGGGGGTTCAGAAAGGACCTAAAATGATGACTTTCAGATGCTATTTCTGACTATAGGGTCATAATAAATGTTTACTTATACTGACTATAGTGTAGTTGAGTATACTCctataataatttttaactAAAATAGATGGGTGTGGCCTTGAGCGAATTATTTTGATAAAACAAAGTTTTTCTTTACAGGGGTTCCTTATGGTCATGCGTCTCTTTCGTCCAAACAAAGTTTTGTTGGAAAAGGTAtgctatttgatttttattttttctttttcttcatttatgACTAGCTAAAAAGGGAGGGCTCTTACCTAATAGTCCATATCCACGAGCAGTTACCTGGATCTCTTGATATTTTAATTGCTAATAGTAATAGGACCTGAAATTATATCCATGTTTTAACCTGAAGCTTTGAGTATGTTTCTGTCAAGCTAGGCGTCTTTTTGGAGTTTTACTTACCCAGAAATATTCATTATGATGGAGAAAAAAACTTGATCGTGCATACAAATATCTTGATGTCTGTAgagaataaagatataaaacatattgaagaagaagaagtaggaAGGTGTATTTATATTGGAGAAAAGAGTACATATTTATATGTAAGAGAACTATCACAACTAGGAACACTAAACCAATGTGGGATACTTATTACTATTCataacactccccctcaagctGGAGCATATATGTTAATCATATCCAGCTTGATACACAACTCAGAGAAATGCTTGCCTCCCAACGGTTTAGTGAAGATATCAGCAATTTGATCTGACGAAGAAGTGAACGGAGTAGAAATAGTTTGGTTCAATACACACTCACGAATGAAATGGCAGTCAACCTCAATATGTTTAGTCCGTTCATGAAAAACTGGATTGTTAGCAATGTAAATAGCTGCTTGGTTATCACAGTGCATGGGTAATGGTTCATTGAAAGTGAATCCTAATTCCCCAAGCAGATTCTTCACACCAATCATCTCAGTTGCAGTATGAGCCATAGCTCTATACTCAGCCTCGGCTGAAGATCTAGCAACTGTTTGTTGTTTCTTGCTCCTCCAAGTTATCAAATTTCCACCCAAGTAAGTACAGTATCCAGATGTCGATTTCCGATCAATTTTAGAGCCAGCATAATCAGCATCAGAGTACCCTTCAATTTTTAGatgaccattttttttaaagaacaaTCCTTTTCCCGGAGATTTCTTGATATATCGAAGAATTCGAATAGCAGCTTCCCAATGAACTTGTTTAGGCTTATCCAAGAAACGACTAACCAAACCAACCGCAAAAGAAATATCAGGCCGTGTCACTGTCAAGTAGATAAGTTTCCCAACAAGACGTCTGTACTTAGCTTTGTCCTCCAAGAAATCTTCACTCTCATCCCAGACATTCGGGTCAATATCCATAGGAGTATCAACCGGCTTCTTTCCCAACAACCCGGTTTCTTTAAGTAAATCAGTAGCATACTTCTGCTGAGACAGAGAAATTCCATACTTGCTGTGAGCAATTTCAATTCCCAAGAAGTACTTGGGACGTCCCAAATCCTTAATAACGAATTGTTCTTGCAAGTATGCCTTTGTATCATCAATTCCTTGTACATCACTCCCAGATATAAGGATGTCATCGACATAGACAACGAGAATGACAATTCCAGAGGCTTGATGGCGCACAAAAACAGAGTGGTCAGACTTGCATTGCTTAAACCCAATTTTGCTGAGAACACTACTAAACTTGTCAAACCATGCCTTCGGACTTTGCTTAAGACCATAAATAGCCTTCTTAAGACAACACACCTTAGTAGAATCCTCCCCCTGAGCAACATACCCAGGAGGTTGCTCCATATAAACAGTTGGAGATATATCGCCATAGAGAAAAGCATTCTTCACATCAAGCTGATACATAGGCCAAGAAAGATTAACAGCCAAGGAGAACAAGATGCGAATGGAGTTCAAGCGAGCGGTGGGAGAGAATGTCTCAAAGTAATCCACACCATAAGTCTGTGTAAAACCTTTTGCTACAAGGCGGGCTTTGTACCGATCAATGGTACCATCAGCAAGAAACTTGATAGTGAACACCCAACGACAAGAAACAATAACAGCAGAAACAGGAGCAGTTGCTAGAACCCAAGTGCCACGAGATAAAAGGGCACACATCTCCTCATCCATAGCAGCCTTCCAATGCGGATGTTTGAGTGCCTCAAGGTAAGAAGTTGGAATATCTGTAGAGAAAAGGGAAAGAGCAAAAGACCGAAAAGAAAGACTCAAACAGGCAAAAGAGACATAGTTAGACATTGGATGGCGAGTGGTACAAGTACGTTTACCTTTGCGTATAGCGATAGGTAAGTCATCTGTGTTGGCAGGTTGGTCATCCTCAGAATCTGCAGAAGAAGATAACTCGGGTGGAGAACATGAGGCCGGTTCAACAACAGTCTCTGGAACTGGTGCGGGACGAGGACGACGGGTATACACTTGTAAGGGTTGAGTAGGAGGAGAAACTATCGCCGGTATAGGCAAAGGAGCAGATTGTAACTTATTTTGAGAAGTAGTGCTAGTATGAGGAAAAAAAGGAAGAGATTCAAAGAAGGTGACATCGGCACAGACATAGTGACGTTTGGTAAGAGGGTCAAGACATCTATACCCTTTCTGTGTTCTAGAATACCCGAGAAAAACACACTTAATAGAACGAGGAGATAACTTATCTAACCCAGGACTTAGATCAtgaacaaaacaaacacaccaAAAAATGCGAGGAGGGACAGGGTAAAGAGGTTTGTCAGGATGAAGATACGAAAAAGGAATATCTCCATGAAGCACACTAGAAGGCATTCTATTAATGAGAAAACATGCCGTAAGAACAGCATCACCCCATAACCACTTAGGAACCCGCATATGAGACATAAGAGTACGAGCAACATCCAAAATATGACGGTGTTTtcgttctgcaactccattttgttgggaaGTTTGTGAGCAGGAAGTTTGATGAATTATGCCACGAGAATCACAAAAAGATGAAATAGATTTTTGAGTGAATTCAAGAGCATTATCAGTGCGAAGAATACGCAAATCGACAGAATAttgagtttttatttcatgataaaaagaGTTTAGTATAGCAGGGACTCCAGTTCTCTGTTTGAGCAAATACACCCATGTCATACGCGAATAATCATCAACCAAGACCATAAAATATCTGAAACCCCCTCTAGACTCAACTCGACTCTGACCCCAAACATCACAATGAACAAGCTCAAAAGCAAAAGAACTACGTTTATCAATTCTAGAAGAAAAAGATGTGCGATGGTGCTTGCCCAACTCACAAGACTCACATTGAAATTCAACAGACGAAGTAGGAATTAAACTGCGAAGACTAGACGGCGACGGATGACCAAGGCGACAATGCCACTGATATGGAGTCACGGTGGCAGAGAGAGCACGCGAAGGTGCCGAAATACCATAATCCAAGTAGTAAACCCCGTCACGCTCATGTCCTCCACCAATCGTCTTCTTCGTCTGCAGGTCCTGAAAGGTAACAAAGGTAGGAAAAAAGGTGACAGAGCAATTGTGAGTTTTGGTAAGTTGACTAACCGATAATAAGCTAACGGGAAATTTAGAAGCAAACATGACATTGTTAAGAGTTAATTGAGGAGTAGGACGGACAACACCACTCCCCGTCACCGAAGAATAGGTGCCATCAGCGACACGGACAGAAGGTAAGGATGAAGGAGTAAAAGATGTCAAAAGAGATTTAGTACCAGTAATATGGACAGAGGCACCAGAATCTACCAACCAAGACTTACCATGAGACACTGCAAACGCACCTGCAGAAGCAACTATAGGAGAGGCTGCACTAGTAGATGGAGCAGTATCAGATGACAAATTGATGGATTGGATCAGTTTGTCGTATTGAGCCCGTGAGAGCGAGACCGTATCATCACTGGAGGAAGACTGAGGATCAGGAACAACTGTATGAGCCCGACCTGGTTTGCCAAAGGTTTTTCAACAATTTTCAGAAGTGTGGTTGGTTCGGTGGCAATACTCACAATAACGATCAGAACCGTGACCTCGGCCACGACCTCGTTCACCACTACGGCCACGACCACGACCACCGTAAGAATTTTGACCGTGAGCATAATTTTGATTCTGAACAGCCTGGCTGGAGGGCGAAAAAGAGGCATTAACATGAGAATTCTGACCGCGAGCAGCCATGGCAGAAGAATTAGGTGAAGTAGCATCATCGGTACGACCAGTGGAAACCCGCAACACACGAGATAAGGCATTGGATAATGATGGAACATTATCACTTGATAACAGGCTGTCACGAACTGGTCGGAGATCAGCATCCAAACCTGATAAGAATTTGGCAACCATGAACTCTTCCCACTGTGTGGCCCGCTGAGTGACAGAACAGGATAGTGGATGATAAACAAGAATTTCATCAGCAAGTCCCTTGAGTGTAGAGAAATAGTCATTAATTGATTGGCCAGACTGAGTATGAGAGAAAAGTTTCTCATATAACTCGAAGACACGAGATACGTTCTTGTCATTGGAATACATCTGCCGCAATGTATCCCACATGTCCTTAGCAGTTTCTAAGAACATGATATTCTTACTAACAAAGTCTTCAAGACTATTCAAAAGCCAAGTCATGACAGCACAATCGTCGGCACTCCAGGCATCATATTTGAGATCCGTAGAAGCAACTGGATCACTTAGAAcatgtgttttctttttctgagAGCCTAAGAACAATAGAAAGGCACGAGACCAGAGAAGATAATTGGAACCATTCAATTTTATGGTGGTTCCTAGGGCAGCGGATTTTGAATCAGACATGATGTAAAAGGATTAGAAAACTGAaaccctatatagagaatagacAGCAGCGGTGGCTGAGAACAAAAGCTAGAGAGGGAGGCTGTGCAACGGGGAGACCCGAGCAGCAATAGTAGTGCCAGCCGGAGAGATGAAGGAAAACAAAGAAGAACAAAATTTTCTGATGTGGAAGATCAGACaatgctgcaaccacagagcatacttataggaatagaaaaaaaaatattcataaatACGTAAAGTACTATTCATGAATACGTACAATACTATTCATAAATACGTACAGTAGAAAAAATTATCAGGTATCtaacatgctctgataccatgtagagaataaagatataaaacatattgaagaagaagaagtaggaAGGTGTATTTATATTGGAGAAAAGAGTACATATTTATATGTAAGAGAACTATCACAACTAGGAACACTAAACCAATGTGGGATACTTATTACTATTCATAACAATGTCAGCACGTGCATCCTTGATTTAGGAGGactgttttatttgttttcttgCTTGATTTACTTTTTTCagttatttaatttttagtatGGGCTATGAGCTCCTGAGCAGGCTCGAAACTTTAGGCTGGATAGATAGTTCTCGCCTGATTATGGGAGAACTAAGACCATTTAGAATTTAGTGTCGGTATCTGTGGCGCTTGGGTAGGAGATTTTCCTCGAGTTCTTGCTTTGTTCTTCTTTCAGTTTAATCCCTACAGTACTATATCGATTTCTTTGGTTTAAACTCGCTTCTCTTAtcttttacttttataattttttctttgctTAGTTTGTTACTGTGAACTCTGTAtattccatggataaattaaacCTGGGATTTAAAAGAAGTTAGTCAGAGCTATGTTATCTTTTAGTGGAATGTTATCTTTTGCTCCACTAAATTTTTTATGTCTGATTAAAAGTGGTAAAATAATGTTCTGGCAGTTCTGAAGCTTCCGTCATGTGATTCGATGTTGGTTTTTTTATCAGATGAAAGCTTCTCTGTCAGTGATATTCAATGGAAATATGTCCAACCATACTGATCTAATTTGGTCAATCCCCCTCCCCCACCTGGCCCACCACCCAAGCACAAGAAAAAATGTGCAACCTGAACTGATGACCCAGATTGCTTGGTAAACGGATCGTTTAAGTTGACAAACTATAAAAGAAATACTACCCTGTACCTATCTACTTGTCGTCCTAACTGCATATTACTATCGTCATGATTATCCTTCAAAATAAATGGCAATATGTTGCCGACCTGATGTGGTGGTTAAGCCAGCCACTGTATGTCGCTCGTTTCCCTTGCATTTTTCTTAGCATTATCTTACCATAAGAAGGTATTTTGATAGAAAGTGAGGGGTAAAAGAGGTGGAGCTGTAATGGAAGGTTTAGATAGGATAAAAATGGTAATTAAAAGTGGTGATGTAAGAAACAATGCGAAGGTGGGTGCCTAAGGATGGTATCACCTATTTGAAAAACCATGTATGGGCTGTTTTCCATTGAATTGAGTCTTTGAAACATACCACATACAAATTAAACTGagtaaattttataaaatcctTATTCTTGTCATAACTGATAACTCATAAGTGAAGATCTGTAGTTGGATGTGTCTTGTAGAATTCTATAAGTTTTTATGTGAAATTATATGCATTTGTTGAAAAAAAATGCACTGGAGAAAATGGTCTAATTGGTCAATTTCTTGTAGGCATAAATTTTCGTCACACCCTATACCCATCTTACAAAAGCAATCGGCCTCCAACCCCTGATACTGTTGTCCAGGGGCTTCAGTACTTGAAAGCGTCCCTCAAGGCTATGTCTATCAAAGTGATTGAGGTACAAACACTTGCATATTAATTCTTTGTTGATAACAAAGGTAGCAGAAGCATGTGAATTTATCTTTTCATTTCTTAAGCAGGTTCCAGGTGTTGAAGCTGATGATGTAATTGGGACACTGGCCGTTAAAAGCGTCAATGATGGGTTCAAGGTACTTTTCACTGCGTTGTTTCATTAGTTCTATAATCTATTGAGGATCCAAGCAGACTTTTGTCAATGATtctacattaaaaaaaaaccatGTTAGGTTTCCTGTTATCTTCTGAAAGTTGAATGGAGTTCATTTTTTGCTTATCTGTTCTGTTCCAATAGCATCTAGTTTTGTGAGATATGGAAACTATTGCTGTGAACGGTATTCACATCCTAATTATTATACAACTTTCAATATCTAGTACTAGTTTTTATTTCTATCCTTTGTTCTATTCTTCATTGGCACATGACTCTTTTTTAAGATAATCGGTACAGGTACGAGTTGTCTCCCCAGACAAAGATTTTTTCCAGATACTGTCTCCTTCATTGCGCCTGTTGCGAATTGCTCCTCGTGGCTTTCAGTTAGTATTCCTCTTGGCTATTGACAAGCTTTCTGGGATCTGCCTGTTTATTTTCCTCTCTTATTTGCTATGCATGTGTGCAAGATGTCTGTAAGTTTCAGGAGTACATAATATTTGAAGGTCAACTTGTCTCAATGTTCTCTATAGCTATAGCCTATAGCCAACTGGCTGCAACTACCAACAGTTCCATTTTCTACAATGTAACTTCTGTCCTTGTTACTTCTTGCCTTACATATAATTTCATGGTAATTTTCTGAAAACTAAAACATTCAGATTCAGAAGAGATAGGCTCACATCTGAACTCCCTGATTGATTCAGTAGTTTGGTGAAAAAATTGTTAAACATGAACAATGAACTAAGGATTGTAAGTGGGCTGAGCATTAGAGTATATACTTGGTAGGCCAAGAAGAATAATTTCGGGGTCAAACTTTGAGTTTGTTTTGTTATTCctatttatgtttatttactttattttatgttaaCTATTGCAATTTCATTGTCATGGGCTGGTGGGTAGGCATTGGGCTCTCTGGGCTATTGGAGTAGTAGAGTACATATTTGCATTCTAGAGTTCAGTAGGCATGTGAAGAATTACAGTGCGGGACAAGTTTCTCGACCTAAGTATTTGGGTTTCTGCTATGGGACTTTTGTTGGTTTGAATTATTTTCTGACTCAATATTCTAGACTATTAATTTTGAAACTGGAACCTCATTTGCTGACCACAAGAATTCTTTTGACCTTATATTGTAGTACAATTTTGTAAAgaaaaattgtactccctccatccatgatatcgtttccacttttgtcattttagtcCGTCCaccgatatcgtttccacttccatttatagcagtagggtccacaaacttcactcacaataatagtggTACCCAAATTCCACTCATAACAATACCCACTACTATCCaccattttcttaaaacctgtgcccttcacaaagtggaaacgatatcatgGACGGAATGAGTAGTACTTTTTTTCTTGCTTCATGTTTAATGCTTCTGTTTTCTTATGCAACTTTTAGCTGCTTGCTTTCTCTCTTGTTCTTACTGCATTGCTTACTCATTTTAGGATGTCCTCTTTTGGGATGGAAGACTTTGCTAAGAAGTATGGGACACTGGAGCCATCTCAGTTTGTTGATGTAATTTCACTCGTGGGAGACAAGTCTGATAACATACCAGGTTCATCTATGTTTCTTTTACTAAACTTGAGAGCCAGTAGAAGACATGTATAAGAAAAACATCTGATTCAGAGAGTAACTCATTTTATGGGTTTTTTCCATTTGGGAGATTGTGGAAGATAGTTGTTTTTTCATCCACATATTGGTTACCCTGTTGATGCATTACCTCTTAAGGTCATACTTGGCTAAATTTAACAAAATTGCAACTGGACTCTGCAggaaatttataaattcatctGTGATCTGTATTGCAGGAGTTGAAGGTATTGGAGACGTTCATGCTATTCGACTTATTACAAAGTTTGGTAGGTTTATGCGGACCTTTTTACTATTACTTAA
This window encodes:
- the LOC130996012 gene encoding uncharacterized protein LOC130996012 isoform X1; the protein is MACFQIPHQQLHIFWRTSYCCGRSLSVKQKLGHKLTSSGDSGRSYSRLLFKKDSCKVRPSLSSGFCKVLQPICLRGVSTAAQNATLSQSTLLDTAPREDGSTAALNPSNGRVMLIDGTSIMYRAYYKLIAKLHHGHLSHADGNGDWVLTIFSALSLIIDVLEYIPSHVAVVFDHDGVPYGHASLSSKQSFVGKGINFRHTLYPSYKSNRPPTPDTVVQGLQYLKASLKAMSIKVIEQVPGVEADDVIGTLAVKSVNDGFKVRVVSPDKDFFQILSPSLRLLRIAPRGFQMSSFGMEDFAKKYGTLEPSQFVDVISLVGDKSDNIPGVEGIGDVHAIRLITKFGSLENLLQCVNEVEEERIKKALIANAEQAILSKNLAMLRSDLPSYMVPFTTKDLTFIKPEDDGQKFTSLLIAISAYAEGFSADSIIRRAVNLWKKLESQ
- the LOC130996012 gene encoding uncharacterized protein LOC130996012 isoform X4; this translates as MACFQIPHQQLHIFWRTSYCCGRSLSVKQKLGHKLTSSGDSGRSYSRLLFKKDSCKVRPSLSSGFCKVLQPICLRGVSTAAQNATLSQSTLLDTAPREDGSTAALNPSNGRVMLIDGTSIMYRAYYKLIAKLHHGHLSHADGNGDWVLTIFSALSLIIDVLEYIPSHVAVVFDHDGVPYGHASLSSKQSFVGKGINFRHTLYPSYKSNRPPTPDTVVQGLQYLKASLKAMSIKVIEVPGVEADDVIGTLAVKSVNDGFKVRVVSPDKDFFQILSPSLRLLRIAPRGFQMSSFGMEDFAKKYGTLEPSQFVDVISLVGDKSDNIPGVEGIGDVHAIRLITKFGSLENLLQCVNEVEEERIKKAMLRSDLPSYMVPFTTKDLTFIKPEDDGQKFTSLLIAISAYAEGFSADSIIRRAVNLWKKLESQ
- the LOC130996012 gene encoding uncharacterized protein LOC130996012 isoform X6, whose product is MACFQIPHQQLHIFWRTSYCCGRSLSVKQKLGHKLTSSGDSGRSYSRLLFKKDSCKVRPSLSSGFCKVLQPICLRGVSTAAQNATLSQSTLLDTAPREDGSTAALNPSNGRVMLIDGTSIMYRAYYKLIAKLHHGHLSHADGNGDWVLTIFSALSLIIDVLEYIPSHVAVVFDHDGINFRHTLYPSYKSNRPPTPDTVVQGLQYLKASLKAMSIKVIEVPGVEADDVIGTLAVKSVNDGFKVRVVSPDKDFFQILSPSLRLLRIAPRGFQMSSFGMEDFAKKYGTLEPSQFVDVISLVGDKSDNIPGVEGIGDVHAIRLITKFGSLENLLQCVNEVEEERIKKALIANAEQAILSKNLAMLRSDLPSYMVPFTTKDLTFIKPEDDGQKFTSLLIAISAYAEGFSADSIIRRAVNLWKKLESQ
- the LOC130996012 gene encoding uncharacterized protein LOC130996012 isoform X2, which gives rise to MACFQIPHQQLHIFWRTSYCCGRSLSVKQKLGHKLTSSGDSGRSYSRLLFKKDSCKVRPSLSSGFCKVLQPICLRGVSTAAQNATLSQSTLLDTAPREDGSTAALNPSNGRVMLIDGTSIMYRAYYKLIAKLHHGHLSHADGNGDWVLTIFSALSLIIDVLEYIPSHVAVVFDHDGVPYGHASLSSKQSFVGKGINFRHTLYPSYKSNRPPTPDTVVQGLQYLKASLKAMSIKVIEVPGVEADDVIGTLAVKSVNDGFKVRVVSPDKDFFQILSPSLRLLRIAPRGFQMSSFGMEDFAKKYGTLEPSQFVDVISLVGDKSDNIPGVEGIGDVHAIRLITKFGSLENLLQCVNEVEEERIKKALIANAEQAILSKNLAMLRSDLPSYMVPFTTKDLTFIKPEDDGQKFTSLLIAISAYAEGFSADSIIRRAVNLWKKLESQ
- the LOC130996012 gene encoding uncharacterized protein LOC130996012 isoform X5, producing MACFQIPHQQLHIFWRTSYCCGRSLSVKQKLGHKLTSSGDSGRSYSRLLFKKDSCKVRPSLSSGFCKVLQPICLRGVSTAAQNATLSQSTLLDTAPREDGSTAALNPSNGRVMLIDGTSIMYRAYYKLIAKLHHGHLSHADGNGDWVLTIFSALSLIIDVLEYIPSHVAVVFDHDGINFRHTLYPSYKSNRPPTPDTVVQGLQYLKASLKAMSIKVIEQVPGVEADDVIGTLAVKSVNDGFKVRVVSPDKDFFQILSPSLRLLRIAPRGFQMSSFGMEDFAKKYGTLEPSQFVDVISLVGDKSDNIPGVEGIGDVHAIRLITKFGSLENLLQCVNEVEEERIKKALIANAEQAILSKNLAMLRSDLPSYMVPFTTKDLTFIKPEDDGQKFTSLLIAISAYAEGFSADSIIRRAVNLWKKLESQ
- the LOC130996012 gene encoding uncharacterized protein LOC130996012 isoform X7; the encoded protein is MACFQIPHQQLHIFWRTSYCCGRSLSVKQKLGHKLTSSGDSGRSYSRLLFKKDSCKVRPSLSSGFCKVLQPICLRGVSTAAQNATLSQSTLLDTAPREDGSTAALNPSNGRVMLIDGTSIMYRAYYKLIAKLHHGHLSHADGNGDWVLTIFSALSLIIDVLEYIPSHVAVVFDHDGVPYGHASLSSKQSFVGKGINFRHTLYPSYKSNRPPTPDTVVQGLQYLKASLKAMSIKVIEQVPGVEADDVIGTLAVKSVNDGFKVRVVSPDKDFFQILSPSLRLLRIAPRGFQMSSFGMEDFAKKYGTLEPSQFVDVISLVGDKSDNIPGVEGIGDVHAIRLITKFGSLENLLQCVNEVEEERIKKDDGQKFTSLLIAISAYAEGFSADSIIRRAVNLWKKLESQ